A stretch of the Capsicum annuum cultivar UCD-10X-F1 chromosome 10, UCD10Xv1.1, whole genome shotgun sequence genome encodes the following:
- the LOC107843738 gene encoding uncharacterized protein LOC107843738 isoform X2 produces MGVGLLEIGVEMRRILMFSIKGCYVTVLNHPILVSMLCFIVFLYRTFPFLFSVLLAVSPVVVCTAVLLGTLLSFGQTNIPEIEREEEKTSSHDIVPLKTGVLYDTTTHVECSGDSYYVERYTERDLVEDSINKISDLSPLLEERSRGFQFGNGGFEENEEKHGDGELMESQYSPIPTVDEGFEEARREQNNEEKHGKEELMESQYSPIPTVDEGFEEATRERNNEERHVKEVLMESRYSPIPMVDDGFEEASREFNDQNSEKSEEKHDEGEVIESQYSPIPTVDNDSIEFEFDRSDSFDSRRVNLNSLPGSPWKKETKEEEEQEEEEDDDESFDSESDRAESSSPDASMADIIPMLHELHPLLDEDTPHHVSLLHDGSDAASDSSGKTTESDNELEDGCENQEELEVADDENEDGEDEEGKKDEEDKSKSAITWTEEDQKNLIDLGSSEAERNQRLENLMARRRALKKMRLMMTEKNLIDLESADLPFNIPSISTARNNPFDAANDNYDLGLPPIPGSAPSVLVPRRNPFDLPYDSSEEKPDLMEDEQEFITFQAKDPLFRRHESFIVRPSIFGPNRQEKQDIHLRPYFVPERMASEGTSYSSFQRQFSELSDSKVSSVPETESLSSVEDLLDINSIEGQQRQKSLDQEELECKDLMDMDEHISEEPEMISKLEHTSEHVRHGNPSSKEVEALVQLGTVEDHHEAEEALLQEGRVTNELELDPIEIQSKAETSYQRYGSQSSSSSMAEVSERVFVDKEGEMRSSFEEIMGHVEQDGISRQASFDGPDFHITSTSVDHTSHRQPVYDSSPSAKREYEENSQDIEKSVRTNEEILAPADDQEFLSREVACEDELDVAKAEISQDDEIFGGANAPPLPELVVGQASIDLKSSADEDIEYEEGTIEHAQQQVSSSRFDADTHIVSQHAVDRTVECLSTSSEHQNVHQMVDEQHSLISEVPLDQAVMPSFEKRFVEDVMEKEESTVSEKHDFPSSNAVESSVTDAQSEVDEKQIPVEYQYASTERSISQCEEELAYSDKSIDEQPPEDREVMEPPAILVESIEEASTTETLNVPEIHDLDDGIPIISSPRTPDSISDIHEVVEAPRSADLSGLNNKILEENDDQIKVLENYVLPPEADDFHHDEQYIVEETDGIEDIDEALLYELDTVGDFSINEMGSSQNEFERRIDSTGEGLSASHGVDSCTPEVFEEACAEVHGRNFPSHHEILNASTFEEIAKHEEECASEIQKSGMSIIDHNDASHTEFAEGEVHNAIDPRPIERGLPEDSDIGPSDPTAQRNLDALEIFMPVAEAHNSVFDVEDSKSTQTGATEVPQEVIVNEETDSGMPVLEAQTIQDIESAFWQVYEKEIEKSNVFELYNAEDSGMPVLEAQTVEDIELAFRGSSKKEIENSNVHELPNAKLVTEEHGSSDNAAVFEVSSSVQNDSGMPEVEAQRIEDIESAFRISSQKEVVHSNVLELPAKLVTEGSGDSEDAAVLDVSSSAQEDSGKPVLEAQTAEDISLAFGQIAENLNVLEQPNAELATEESGSSDNTAVFEVSSSVQNDSGMLEVDAQKIEDIESAFRIGSEKEIVHSNELELPNAKLATEESGVSDDPAVFDVSSSVQEDSGMPVLEAQTAEDISIAFRQIAEKSNVLEQPNAELATEESGSSDNAAVFDVSSSVQNDSGMLEVDAQKIEDIESAFRIGSEKEIVHSNELEIPNAKLATEESGVSDDPAVFDVSSSVQEDSGMSVPEAQTVEDINLAFRKVSEQEIEKSNVLEQLNAELATEESGDDNAEMFDVSSSAQEDSGMPVVEAQTAEEINLAFRQIAEKSNVLEQPNAKLITEESGHSDDASVFEVSSSVQKDSGMPVLEVQTAEGINLAFRQIAEQEIAEKSNVFEQPNAELATEESGVSDDPAVFDVSSSVQEDSGMPVLEAQTAEDITLAFRQISEQEIAEKSNVLEQLNAELATEGFGDSDNAEVFDVSSSAQEDSGMPVVEAQTAEEINLAFTQIAEQEISEKSNVLEQPNAELATEESGNIAAAAEVSSSALEAQIDEDIDMIFRRISEKEMEKSKVLEQPSAQLANEASGSADNRAVLEVSSVTRNMQLPILETRPTEYFDLDHEKLSESDDDDAFTRHDSVGADEHAVESKDKGASSDSQNVEKDLALKQVLEGNLEEPLNSTSEGESAEAKPSGASSSHDVESSVRGSDVPDFGEVETVKGDHEVVVKEVKELTAEKSDHAVDTPITADVEGKKDKSHKKESSSSSSSSSSSNSSSSGSDKE; encoded by the exons ATGGGTGTTGGATTATTAGAGATTGGAGTTGAAATGAGGAGAATTTTGATGTTTTCAATTAAAGGATGTTATGTTACAGTGTTAAATCATCCTATTCTTGTGAGTATGTTGTGTTTCATAGTATTTTTGTACAGAACTTTCCCATTTTTGTTTTCAGTATTGTTAGCTGTATCACCAGTTGTTGTTTGTACTGCTGTGTTGCTTGGAACTTTACTGAGTTTTGGGCAGACTAATATACCGGAAATCGAAAGggaagaagaaaaaacaagtaGTCATGATATAGTGCCTTTGAAAACTGGGGTGTTATATGATACTACTACTCATGTTGAGTGTAGTGGAGATAGTTACTATGTGGAGAGATATACGGAGAGGGACCTCGTAGAGGATTCGATTAATAAGATCAGTGATCTTTCCCCTCTACTCGAGGAAAGATCTCGAGGATTCCAGTTTGGGAATGGAGGTTTTGAGGAGAATGAAGAGAAACATGGTGATGGGGAACTTATGGAGAGTCAATACTCTCCGATTCCAACGGTTGATGAAGGTTTTGAGGAAGCCAGGAGGGAGCAAAACAATGAAGAGAAGCATGGCAAGGAGGAGCTTATGGAGAGTCAGTACTCACCGATTCCAACGGTTGATGAAGGTTTTGAGGAAGCCACGAGGGAGCGAAACAATGAAGAGAGACATGTCAAGGAGGTGCTTATGGAGAGTCGATACTCTCCTATTCCAATGGTTGATGATGGTTTTGAGGAAGCATCAAGGGAGTTCAATGATCAGAACagtgaaaagagtgaagagaaaCATGATGAGGGGGAAGTTATAGAGAGTCAATACTCTCCCATTCCAACGGTTGATAATGACAGCATTGAGTTTGAATTTGATAGATCCGATTCCTTCGATTCTAGAAGGGTGAATCTTAATTCTCTTCCTGGTTCCCCTTGGAAAAAGGAGACCAAGGAAGAGGAAGAacaggaggaggaggaggatgaCGACGAGTCTTTTGATTCGGAGTCTGATCGAGCTGAGAGCTCTTCTCCAGATGCTTCAATGGCCGACATTATTCCAATGCTTCATGAGCTTCATCCACTTTTGGATGAGGACACTCCTCATCATGTTAGTTTGTTGCATGATGGTTCTGATGCTGCTTCGGACAGTTCTGGTAAGACCACTGAGAGTGACAATGAATTGGAAGATGGTTGTGAAAATCAAGAAGAGCTAGAAGTTGCAGACGATGAGAACGAAGATGGTgaagatgaagaaggaaaaaaagacgAGGAAGATAAAAGTAAGTCAGCTATAACATGGACAGAGGAGGATCAGAAGAATCTAATTGACTTGGGAAGCTCCGAGGCTGAAAGGAATCAACGGTTGGAGAATCTTATGGCAAGGAGAAGAGCACTGAAGAAAATGAGGCTGATGATGACCGAAAAGAATTTGATCGACTTGGAAAGTGCTGATCTTCCATTCAACATACCGTCCATTTCTACAGCAAGAAACAATCCGTTTGATGCTGCTAATGATAACTATGACCTTGGACTGCCACCAATCCCGGGTTCTGCTCCATCTGTTTTAGTTCCTAGGCGAAATCCATTTGATCTTCCTTATGACTCAAGTGAAGAGAAACCCGATCTTATGGAGGACGAGCAAGAGTTTATAACATTTCAAGCAAAAGATCCACTTTTCCGGAGGCACGAAAGTTTCATCGTAAGACCCTCAATCTTTGGGCCGAACAGGCAAGAGAAGCAAGATATCCATTTGAGACCTTATTTTGTTCCAGAGAGGATGGCTTCAGAAGGAACAAGCTACtcatcatttcaaagacaatttaGTGAGCTTAGTGATTCAAAGGTGAGTTCTGTTCCCGAGACAGAATCATTAAGTTCAGTTGAAGATCTGCTAGACATTAACTCCATTGAAGGTCAGCAAAGACAGAAAAGCCTTGATCAAGAAGAACTGGAATGCAAAGACCTCATGGACATGGATGAACATATCTCAGAGGAGCCAGAGATGATATCTAAACTAGAGCATACTTCTGAGCATGTCAGGCATGGAAATCCatcctccaaagaagtagaggcTTTGGTGCAACTGGGAACTGTGGAAGATCATCATGAAGCAGAAGAAGCTTTGCTCCAGGAAGGAAGAGTGACCAATGAGTTGGAACTTGATCCAATcgaaattcaatcaaaggcagaAACTTCTTATCAAAGATACGGCAGTCAGTCTAGCTCCTCGTCAATGGCAGAAGTGAGTGAAAGGGTCTTTGTTGATAAAGAAGGAGAAATGAGATCAAGTTTCGAGGAGATAATGGGACATGTCGAACAAGATGGGATCTCCAGGCAAGCTTCATTTGATGGACCAGATTTCCACATCACAAGCACTTCAGTGGATCATACTTCACACAGACAACCTGTTTATGATTCCAGTCCTTCTGCTA AGAGGGAATATGAAGAAAATAGTCAGGATATTGAAAAGTCCGTTCGAACTAATGAAGAGATTTTGGCACCAGCAGATGACCAAGAATTTCTGTCGAGGGAGGTGGCATGTGAAGATGAGCTTGATGTTGCAAAGGCAGAGATTTCTCAAGATGATGAAATCTTTGGCGGTGCAAATGCCCCTCCGCTGCCTGAGTTGGTTGTGGGTCAGGCATCTATTGACTTGAAATCATCAGCAGATGAAGACATTGAGTATGAAGAAGGAACTATTGAGCATGCACAACAGCAagtttcttcttcaagatttgATGCAGATACCCATATTGTGTCTCAACATGCTGTTGACCGGACCGTGGAATGCCTTTCAACGTCCTCGGAACATCAAAACGTTCATCAGATGGTTGATGAACAACATTCTCTGATCTCTGAGGTTCCACTTGATCAAGCAGTGATGCCTTCTTTCGAGAAGCGATTTGTGGAGGATGTGATGGAGAAGGAAGAATCTACAGTCTCCGAAAAACATGATTTTCCCTCATCGAATGCTGTTGAAAGTTCGGTTACTGATGCTCAGAGTGAAGTGGACGAAAAGCAGATCCCTGTTGAATATCAATATGCTTCTACAGAGAGGTCCATCTCTCAGTGTGAAGAAGAACTGGCATACTCAGACAAGTCCATTGATGAACAACCACCAGAAGATCGGGAAGTAATG GAACCACCAGCTATCCTGGTTGAGTCAATTGAGGAAGCCAGCACCACTGAGACCTTGAATGTTCCAGAAATCCATGACCTTGATGATGGAATTCCTATTATCAGCTCCCCACGCACTCCTGACTCTATTTCCGATATCCATGAAGTTGTTGAAGCCCCAAGAAGTGCTGATCTATCAGGTCTAAACAACAAGATCCTCGAGGAAAATGACGACCAGATCAAAGTCTTGGAGAACTATGTATTGCCACCAGAAGCAGATGATTTTCACCATGATGAGCAATATATAGTGGAAGAAACAGATGGTATCGAGGACATTGATGAGGCATTGCTCTATGAATTAGATACAGTTGGTGACTTTAGCATCAACGAGATGGGGTCAAGCCAGAATGAGTTTGAGAGACGAATCGACTCCACTGGAGAGGGTTTGTCTGCATCCCACGGTGTTGATTCTTGCACTCCAGAAGTTTTTGAAGAGGCCTGTGCTGAAGTTCATGGAAGAAATTTTCCATCGCACCATGAGATTTTAAATGCATCCACATTTGAAGAGATTGCTAAGCATGAAGAGGAGTGTGCTTCAGAAATTCAGAAATCTGGAATGAGCATTATTGATCATAACGATGCATCTCATACAGAATTTGCTGAAGGAGAAGTTCATAATGCTATTGATCCTAGACCAATTGAAAGAGGGCTCCCTGAGGATAGTGATATTGGGCCTTCAGATCCCACGGCACAGCGTAATTTGGATGCTCTAGAAATATTCATGCCTGTAGCTGAAGCTCACAACTCTGTCTTTGATGTAGAAGATTCAAAATCCACTCAAACAGGAGCGACTGAAGTGCCTCAAGAAGTTATAGTCAACGAGGAAACTGATTCTGGTATGCCAGTACTGGAAGCACAAACAATCCAAGATATTGAGTCAGCATTTTGGCAAGTTTATGAGAAAGAAATAGAGAAATCTaatgtttttgagctttataaTGCTGAAGATTCTGGAATGCCAGTGCTGGAAGCACAAACTGTTGAAGATATTGAGTTAGCATTTAGAGGTTCTTCTAAGAAAGAAATTGAGAACTCGAATGTGCATGAGTTACCTAATGCTAAACTAGTAACTGAAGAACATGGGAGTTCTGACAATGCAGCGGTGTTTGAAGTGTCAAGTTCAGTACAGAATGATTCAGGAATGCCAGAGGTGGAAGCACAAAGAATTGAAGATATTGAGTCAGCATTCAGAATTAGTTCTCAGAAAGAAGTAGTGCATTCGAATGTGCTTGAGCTACCTGCTAAGCTTGTAACTGAAGGATCTGGAGATTCTGAGGATGCAGCGGTGCTTGACGTGTCAAGTTCAGCACAGGAAGATTCTGGAAAGCCAGTACTGGAAGCACAAACAGCTGAAGATATTAGCTTAGCATTTGGGCAAATAGCTGAGAACTTGAATGTTCTTGAGCAACCTAATGCTGAGCTGGCAACTGAAGAATCTGGAAGTTCTGACAATACAGCAGTGTTTGAAGTGTCAAGTTCAGTGCAGAACGATTCTGGAATGCTAGAGGTGGATGCACAAAAAATTGAAGATATCGAGTCAGCATTTAGAATTGGTTCTGAGAAGGAAATTGTGCATTCaaatgagcttgagctacctaaTGCCAAGCTTGCAACTGAAGAATCTGGGGTTTCTGACGATCCAGCGGTGTTTGACGTGTCAAGTTCTGTACAGGAAGATTCTGGAATGCCAGTACTGGAAGCACAAACAGCCGAAGATATCAGCATAGCATTTAGGCAAATAGCTGAGAAATCGAATGTTCTTGAGCAACCTAATGCTGAGCTAGCAACTGAAGAATCTGGGAGTTCTGACAATGCAGCGGTGTTTGATGTGTCAAGTTCAGTGCAGAACGATTCTGGAATGCTAGAGGTGGATGCACAAAAAATTGAAGATATCGAGTCAGCATTTAGAATTGGTTCTGAGAAGGAAATTGTGCATTCAAATGAGCTTGAGATACCTAATGCCAAGCTTGCAACTGAAGAATCTGGGGTTTCTGACGATCCAGCGGTGTTTGACGTGTCAAGTTCAGTACAGGAAGATTCAGGAATGTCAGTACCGGAAGCACAAACAGTTGAAGATATTAACTTAGCATTTAGGAAAGTATCTGAGCAAGAAATAGAGAAATCAAATGTTCTTGAGCAACTTAATGCTGAGCTAGCAACTGAAGAGTCTGGGGATGACAATGCAGAGATGTTTGATGTGTCAAGTTCAGCACAGGAAGATTCTGGAATGCCAGTGGTGGAAGCACAAACAGCTGAAGAGATCAACTTAGCATTTAGGCAAATAGCTGAGAAATCGAATGTTCTCGAGCAACCTAATGCTAAGCTTATAACTGAAGAATCTGGGCATTCTGACGATGCCTCCGTGTTTGAAGTGTCAAGTTCAGTGCAGAAAGATTCTGGAATGCCAGTACTGGAAGTACAAACAGCTGAAGGTATCAACTTAGCATTTAGGCAAATAGCTGAGCAAGAAATAGCTGAGAAATCGAATGTTTTTGAGCAACCTAATGCTGAGCTAGCAACTGAAGAATCTGGGGTCTCTGACGATCCAGCGGTGTTTGACGTGTCAAGTTCAGTACAGGAAGATTCTGGAATGCCAGTACTGGAAGCACAAACAGCTGAAGACATTACCTTAGCTTTTAGGCAAATATCTGAGCAAGAAATAGCTGAGAAATCAAATGTTCTTGAGCAACTTAATGCTGAGCTTGCAACTGAAGGGTTTGGGGATTCTGACAATGCAGAGGTGTTTGATGTGTCAAGTTCAGCACAAGAAGATTCTGGAATGCCAGTGGTGGAAGCACAAACAGCTGAAGAGATCAACTTAGCATTTACGCAAATAGCCGAGCAGGAAATATCTGAGAAATCGAATGTTCTTGAGCAACCTAATGCTGAGCTAGCAACTGAAGAATCTGGGAACATTGCAGCTGCAGCTGAAGTGTCAAGTTCAGCACTGGAAGCACAAATAGATGAAGATATTGACATGATATTTAGGCGAATATCTGAGAAAGAAATGGAGAAATCGAAAGTTCTTGAGCAGCCTAGTGCTCAGCTAGCAAATGAAGCATCTGGGAGTGCTGACAACAGAGCGGTGCTCGAAGTGTCAAGCGTGACACGAAATATGCAGTTACCAATTCTGGAAACAAGACCAACTGAGTATTTTGATTTGGATCATGAAAAACTTTCTgagagtgatgatgatgatgcattcACTCGTCATGATTCTGTTGGTGCTGATGAGCATGCAGTGGAATCCAAAGACAAAGGAGCTTCTTCAGATTCACAAAACGTCGAGAAAGACTTGGCTTTGAAACAAGTCTTGGAAGGAAATTTGGAGGAACCGCTGAATTCCACTTCTGAAGGTGAATCAGCAGAAGCTAAGCCAAGTGGAGCAAGCTCATCCCATGATGTGGAATCGAGTGTTAGAGGATCCGATGTACCTGATTTTGGTGAAGTCGAAACTGTAAaaggagatcatgaagttgtaGTCAAAGAAGTTAAAGAATTAACAGCTGAAAAGTCAGATCATGCTGTTGATACGCCTATTACAGCTGATGTTGAAGGCAAGAAAGACAAATCCCACAAGAAGGAATCAAGTTCAAGCTCAAGCTCAAGCTCGAGCTCTAATTCAAGTTCAAGCGGCTCCGATAAAGAATGA